From Candidatus Omnitrophota bacterium, a single genomic window includes:
- a CDS encoding excisionase family DNA-binding protein, translating into MSKKLFTLEELSQYLGIRESKISELVDKGVISGYKLAGEYLRFRREQIDAIRSEIEARVTAEDKMVVEKQDAVRGKEKLVLARDREDRSIGTTRERLADFFYFNDFYIFCGILIAALVLVIFRG; encoded by the coding sequence ATGTCCAAGAAATTATTTACGCTAGAAGAATTGTCCCAGTATCTAGGCATAAGGGAAAGCAAGATCTCGGAACTTGTGGATAAGGGCGTTATCTCCGGCTATAAACTGGCCGGAGAGTACCTGCGGTTCCGCAGGGAACAGATAGACGCTATAAGGTCCGAGATCGAGGCCAGGGTGACGGCCGAAGACAAGATGGTGGTTGAAAAGCAGGATGCCGTACGTGGGAAAGAAAAACTCGTTCTCGCCAGGGACAGGGAAGACAGATCTATCGGGACAACGCGGGAACGGCTAGCGGATTTCTTCTACTTCAACGATTTCTATATATTTTGCGGGATATTGATCGCGGCGCTTGTGTTGGTCATATTCAGGGGGTGA